Proteins encoded within one genomic window of Ranitomeya variabilis isolate aRanVar5 chromosome 4, aRanVar5.hap1, whole genome shotgun sequence:
- the LOC143769086 gene encoding uncharacterized protein LOC143769086 — MEKMGKVNNSIRKHKRIYLVTMASDSSHTTPQGSPASSSEEEASQQEQRPRGQAVVARRQVSQRDQDEGIDVDIMVASIQERGPLWDSRDPRHADQVVLRRMWAEVAKSLWDGFDRASSTDKDNFVKKLKTRWRSMKDRFNRGLPKEEEQARSGAAAARTSTYKYTRLLQFLRPVLTRRE, encoded by the exons aatttaTCTTGTTACCATGGCCAGCGACTCAAGCCACACAACACCGCAGGGGAgtccg gcttcttcaagtgaggaggaagcgagccagcaggagcagcgacctcggggccaagctgtggtggcaagacggcaa gtttcacaacgggaccaagatgAGGGGATAGATGTCGATATCATGGTCGCCTctatccaggagcgaggcccgttgtgggacagccgtgacccccggcacgcggaccaggtcGTTTTGAGGCGTATGTGGGCTGAGGTGGCCAAAtcactgtgggatggctttgacagagcTTCATCCACGGACAAAGATAACTTTG tcaaaaaattgaagacaagatggcgttccatgaaggaccgtttcaatcggggcctgcctaaggaggaggaacaggctcgTAGTGGGGCTGCTGCGGCAAGGACATCCACGTATAAGTACACCCGACTTCTacagttcctgagaccggtccttacCCGCCGAGAATAA